The following are encoded together in the Kingella negevensis genome:
- a CDS encoding IS5 family transposase encodes MSRNTLTNETRSRLLPILKQLGIYRKKNLRKTVEGILFRLRTGCQWADIPSYFGKANSLYQSFNRWSKRGIFTKLFKHLADTPDMEWVFMDGSHIRVHQHGMGKKSIVHQAVGKSIGGHTSKIHLAVDACGNPIEFMITAGNVNEIVVAPDLLAQLDLSDNETVCADRGFDSDTFRRLIHSKQSKANIPYKKSREHLNVDTDWYLYKIRHLVENAFVRLKHFRALATRYDKLKRNYESTVSLACALIWLAPIFN; translated from the coding sequence ATGTCCCGAAACACGCTTACAAATGAAACACGGTCGAGACTGTTGCCCATTTTGAAACAGCTTGGCATTTATCGCAAGAAAAATTTACGCAAAACAGTAGAAGGTATCCTGTTTCGCTTACGTACAGGCTGCCAATGGGCTGATATACCTAGTTATTTTGGTAAAGCAAACAGCCTTTACCAAAGTTTCAATCGCTGGTCTAAACGCGGTATTTTTACCAAATTATTTAAACATTTGGCAGATACACCCGATATGGAATGGGTCTTTATGGACGGTAGTCATATCCGTGTTCATCAACACGGCATGGGTAAAAAATCCATTGTGCATCAAGCTGTCGGTAAGAGTATCGGAGGTCATACGTCTAAAATTCATTTAGCGGTTGATGCTTGTGGTAATCCAATTGAATTTATGATTACAGCTGGTAATGTAAATGAGATTGTTGTTGCGCCTGATTTATTGGCACAATTGGACTTAAGTGATAATGAAACCGTGTGTGCTGATAGGGGTTTTGACAGTGATACTTTTCGTCGGTTAATTCATTCTAAACAAAGTAAAGCCAATATTCCATATAAGAAAAGTAGAGAGCATCTTAATGTGGACACAGATTGGTATTTATATAAAATCAGGCACTTGGTAGAAAACGCTTTTGTACGATTAAAGCATTTTCGTGCGCTGGCAACACGGTACGATAAATTAAAACGTAATTATGAAAGTACCGTGTCATTAGCTTGTGCTTTGATTTGGTTAGCCCCTATTTTCAATTAA
- a CDS encoding NAD(P)-binding protein: protein MSQKNKMTRRRFLSSSAVLAGASLISGCKEPIYRPVSVAPAETTISNRPYYPPALTGLRGDNDGSQNHAHGVALRGKNYTLPEKISEQYDLVVVGSGISGLSAAYYYQKAQPQAKILIIDNHADFGGHAIRNEFTVDGKQLITYGGSENIDSPETKYSEVASQLLRELGIDYKKFNQYFDQTLYKEKWQLKRGTYLAEKTFGKAAMIIGQTDVRNKDNAEIIAKFPFSEEDKRALTEIYTKPQDYLKGKSKRQRQKYAETTSYKTFLAERVKLSETSLKYLQNLSSDYWGHDISAISVSEALENHYPGVQNLGLPKPDFDPDAEPYIYHFPDGNASIARLLVHKMIPNITQDKADTMEDIVTAKFQYDQLDLPTNNVRIRLNTTALLLENKDDGVAVACMEKDKQDLYRIQAKKCIYAGFAPLAARLIKEMPEAQKTAMLSGVRIPMIYTKVALKNAHAFKKLGIYAFYMPDQPYCGMMLDFSVNMGNYRAPQTPDEPIVLHMIGIRTALDDSTARDKYRAGRRQLASQSQDALKQEVIEQLRPIYALAGENVDDAIADMTINRWAHGYSYEQVGLFDSDETTESTTKTMQKSVGNIYLANSDVAWMPYVQNAIDQGHRAAQEASKQKTA, encoded by the coding sequence ATGTCGCAAAAAAATAAAATGACACGTCGTCGCTTTTTAAGCAGCAGTGCTGTATTAGCAGGTGCGAGTTTAATCAGCGGCTGCAAAGAACCCATTTATCGCCCTGTTAGCGTTGCCCCTGCCGAAACAACCATCAGCAACAGGCCTTATTACCCTCCTGCTCTAACAGGCTTGCGTGGCGATAATGATGGTAGCCAGAATCACGCGCACGGTGTTGCCTTGCGTGGTAAAAACTACACGCTGCCTGAAAAAATCAGTGAGCAATACGATTTAGTGGTTGTCGGTTCAGGCATTAGCGGATTATCGGCAGCTTACTATTACCAAAAAGCTCAACCACAAGCCAAAATTCTCATCATTGATAACCACGCCGATTTTGGCGGACACGCCATTCGCAACGAATTTACAGTTGATGGCAAACAACTCATCACCTATGGCGGTAGCGAAAACATCGACTCACCAGAAACAAAATATTCAGAAGTTGCCAGCCAATTATTGCGCGAACTGGGTATTGATTACAAAAAGTTCAATCAGTATTTCGACCAAACGCTATATAAAGAAAAATGGCAACTTAAACGCGGCACATATCTAGCTGAAAAAACATTTGGTAAAGCCGCTATGATTATTGGTCAAACAGATGTCAGAAATAAAGATAACGCTGAAATCATCGCCAAGTTTCCATTTTCAGAAGAAGACAAACGCGCACTAACCGAAATCTACACCAAACCACAAGATTACCTAAAAGGCAAAAGCAAACGTCAGCGTCAAAAATACGCCGAAACAACTAGCTATAAAACGTTCCTAGCCGAACGTGTCAAACTCTCTGAAACCAGTCTGAAATATCTACAAAACCTCAGTTCAGATTATTGGGGACACGACATTTCCGCTATTTCCGTGAGCGAAGCCTTAGAAAACCACTACCCTGGTGTTCAGAATTTGGGCTTACCAAAACCCGATTTTGACCCAGATGCAGAACCTTATATCTACCATTTCCCAGATGGCAACGCCAGCATCGCGCGTTTACTGGTTCACAAAATGATACCGAATATCACGCAAGACAAAGCGGATACCATGGAAGACATCGTTACCGCAAAATTCCAGTACGACCAGCTAGATTTGCCAACCAATAACGTTCGTATTCGTCTGAACACCACAGCGTTATTACTGGAGAACAAAGATGATGGAGTAGCGGTTGCGTGCATGGAAAAAGACAAACAAGATTTGTATCGCATACAAGCCAAAAAATGTATTTATGCAGGTTTTGCGCCATTAGCAGCACGTCTCATTAAAGAGATGCCAGAAGCACAAAAAACCGCCATGTTATCAGGTGTACGTATTCCCATGATTTACACAAAAGTCGCGCTGAAAAACGCCCATGCCTTTAAAAAACTAGGCATTTACGCGTTTTATATGCCCGACCAGCCTTATTGCGGAATGATGTTAGACTTTTCTGTAAATATGGGTAACTATCGCGCACCACAAACACCTGATGAACCCATTGTGCTGCACATGATTGGTATTAGAACCGCGCTAGACGATTCAACCGCACGAGACAAATACCGTGCAGGTCGCCGACAATTAGCCAGCCAAAGCCAAGATGCACTCAAACAAGAAGTGATTGAGCAACTGCGCCCTATTTACGCATTAGCTGGCGAAAATGTGGACGACGCAATAGCCGACATGACAATTAACCGTTGGGCACACGGTTATAGCTATGAGCAAGTGGGTTTATTTGATAGTGACGAAACCACAGAAAGCACCACGAAAACCATGCAAAAATCTGTCGGCAATATTTATCTTGCCAACAGCGATGTGGCATGGATGCCGTATGTGCAAAATGCGATAGACCAAGGACATCGTGCCGCGCAAGAGGCTAGTAAACAGAAAACAGCCTAA